CATGTTTTCCGCGGGCAACCCATGTGGCGGACCCGATCCGACCCCGCAACtcccctcgcctcggcgctcACTAACACGGGCAGATGTCGGATGTGCCGATCACAGACGCCTTCTGGCTACTTCACAATGACATGGTTGCAGGCAAGGTAGCCTGGAATGCCCAGTTCCTGTGCACCTGAAGTTCCATGTGCTGAAGCTCTAAGATGTTGTTATGTAACCGCATTGAGACAACGCGGCCTCAATGGCCTGCCAAAGATAAAAagctgtacagtatacgtgaGCTCTGTGTAGTTTCAACGCCAATAGCCAACTAAACGAATAGCTCACGACATCAAATCTATCATCATTTACAAAGATGGCGCCTTTAAAGAAAGCTCAGCCTTTCAAGAAAGCCTTGCACTTTTCCGAGCAAGAGTTTCAGGACCGACGCAATCGGGCCCTGGAGCTCATGAAGCGGGAGAATCTAGACGGCTTCTTGATGACCAAACAAGAGTCCCTCTACTACTTCACCGGCTTTGACACCTTCGGATATGTCTTCTTCCAGGCCATGTATTTTCACAGCGACGGATCCATGCGGCTCATCACTCGCATTCCCGACCTCCGCCAGGCCTTGTACACCTCGATTCTGGAGCAGAGTGACATCCTCATCCGGTCCGACGATGCAGGTAGCAACCCCGTCTCGTTGGTCCCCAAGGTCCTCAAAGATTTCGGCATcaactcgtcgtcgaagcggaTCGGCTACGAGCCAGACTCGTGTTCCCTGACCCATCGACTcggcaaggccctcgaggaagCCGTCCAGGGCCTCTGCACGCTCGTCGACCACAGCGACCTTTTCACTCGCGAGCTGCGCATCGTCAAGTCGGAGGCCGAGATGCGCAAGGTTCGCAAGGCGGCGTACCTGGCTGACTTTGCCCTCGTCCGGATGCTGAAGCTTGCCAAGCCCGGCGCGTACGAGGGCGATCTGTGGCGCGAAATCGTAGGCACAGTCTACGAGGGAGGTGGCGACGACCCGGCCAACGAGAACATACTGGTCTCTGGGAACAAGGCGGTCCTCACCCGGTACTCCACGGGCAAGGATAGTATTGACCGGCAGCTCACCGCGgagcatgccgccgcctacAAGCACTACCACGCCTGCTTGATGAGGACCATTCCCATCGGCGGGGTCACCAAATTGGCGCGGCGCATGCACGAGGTCAATGTGCTGCAGATGGAAGCTGCCATGGAGGCTCTCAAGCCTGGTCGTGAGATCGGCGACGTCTTCGAGGCCTatgcccgcgtcgccgacgagaacGGATTCCGCGACCAACGGTTCAACTCGTGCGGCTACAGCCTCGGAGCCACCTTTTCGCCCACCTGGATGGACTTTCCCATGTTTGTGCGCGGCCAGAACGTTGTCGCTAAGCCAGGGATGGTCTTCTTCATCCACATCATTCTTATGGACAAGGCGACCGATACGGCAAGCTCTGTCGGTCATACGGTCGAAGTCACAGAGACCGGCTGTGTGCCGCTGTCTAAGCTGCCATTCTGCCTCACTCGAAAGCAGACCATCGCGGCGTGGAAGAAGGTTCGCAAGGAAGATTATGGGTTCAcgtccgaggaggaggacgagggcgagaaCCTGCAGGACGTTGAACTgtcggacggcgacgacgacgccgaggacttTGAAGTAGAGTATGACTTTAGTGGCTATacgcccgctgctgcgcttGGAGACCCGACGCAGAAGGCGTAGGAGGCTGGTAAGTACAAGCTAGTATCAGCGAAAGCTACAGAGCCTGAGATGAGACGTTATATTTTTTCCTGATGCATTTAATATCTCCGAGTACGAATGCGAATAAACAAATTCATGAGCGAAGGCGGACATATGTGGCATACACGTCAAGACAGGCAGATACTGCCTCTATCACGTCCATTGTGGGCTACATTCATGTTGTCACTTACACTGACTGATTGCAGTGTACTCCATCTCGCAGCGCAAGTGCATGATCAGGATAATAAAGTGTATTTAACTATACTCGTTCATCTTAGACGTGCTTCCATACCCGGACGGCCGTATCTTCGGCACGTAGTCGGGTGGCAGCGTTTTCGTGATCCTGACCGCTTCCGCGATGGCGCATTTCAGGTTCTCTATTGCCTCATCGCTCACCTGATGATGTAGGGAGATTCGCTCATCCATGAGCCTCACATTGAACTTTTCACActgctccagcagcacgcccATGTCCAGCTTGGATCTCGCCGCGTCAATGAAGAAAAAGTTGGTGTCCACCGGAATCTGCGGCACTACGCCGAGCGCCGCAAGatcctcctccagcttcttCGTCTTGCGGTGCGTCTCGGCCATGGTTGGCCACACTTCCTTGAgcgcgaccatggcggcggacgtgaggacgccggcctggcggATGCCTCCACCCTGCTGTTTCCTCAGCCACCGCGCCTGCTTGATGTTTTGCTTCGTGCTTGCGAGGACCCCGCCAATGGGCGCCCCGAGGCCTTTGGAGACGCACATGGAGACGCTGTCGAAATACTGACAGTAGTCGGCCAGCGAGTGTCCtgtcgcggcggaggcgttCCACAGGCGCGCCCCGTCGCAGTGAACTTTGATGTCGTGGGCGTGCGCAAATTCGGAAATCTTTCGTATTTCGTCTATGGgggtgacgacgccgcctaTCGTAATCTCCAGGCTGATGACTCTGGTAGGGGCCGTGTggatgtcgtcgcccagcgtGACCCAATTTTTGACATCGTCAAGCGTCATGTATATGCCGTTGGCGGGGTGAACGGGCGTAACCATGGCCTGCGACAAGATGGCCAGGCCAGAGCCCTCTTCTGCGTAGACGTGGGCTCGGTAGTCGCACAGGACTGAATGAGGCGGCTGGTTGAGATGAAGACGAACCCCAATTTGGTTGCCCATGGTACCAGAGAGCACGAACAGGGCGTCCTCCATTCCCGTCAGTCGGGCCACCTCGCGTTGGAAGTCGGACGTAGTTTGGTCTTCTTGGTACACATCGTCGCCAAAGGTGGCACTccccatggccgccagcatcgccgccgtcggcgtcgtgaAGGTGTCGCTGCGGAACTCATTTGCAGCTCTGGTGGGCGTGGTTGAGTTCGTCATGTTGCCGGAGGGAGGTCCTGAATTGCTCTTGTCGATGAGAAGACTGCAGTACTGTCTAAGCTTTGGAGATGCGTATAGTTACATATCCCACGTGAAAGTACGACACATTCACACATTTGCCATAAAACTTTGGCCCGACGTCGGGGACGGCACAACATCGCTGGGACTAAGATCGGCGGCACCCCAGGCCGGTCGTACCTCCTCGGTGCTTGCGCGTACCGGCGGCTTGCGCCCTCCGACCCTGCCTAGCTGATCGGCCCTTCATCAAGTGATCAAGTTTCATGTCGCGGATTTGGCTGGCCGGTCTCGCGCCGGGGAGCTACAAGTAAGCATGCTTGAACGATCGAGACATGCCTCGGGCTCCTTTCCCCTGATGGCACGCGCCGGGACCGCAGCACTCTTGGAACGCGAGGGACGGCATGGCACACTCTATGTGACTTGCTTGGACAGACTATTACGTTTCTCTGATTCACAGGAATCTAGACCGCCGACACGAGTCAAATGCGAGACCGGCCGGACGAAAGGACAAGAACACGGTCCTTCGTGTATTTCGTGTATCAGGGACGGTAATCCGTCCCTTCGTGTTCGACCAATTGCACAGCAAGCCGGTTGGCCGGGTGGCGCAGTGAATAAAGATGTGCATGGTGATAAGACGAGGTGCCAAAACGCGGGGGCTGGCTAGTCGGTACGCAGGCGGTACTTACACCGTTACCCATCACGTCTACATCGCATCAAAAGTGTGGAAGCGGTgctgaaggggggggggggttcaaAGCCACATTCGCCCTCTTTGTCTGTCGTAAACGTTCGGTAACTGTCCAAGCCTAACAGTATGGCAAAACAACGAAACGCGTCCCAGTCGCGCAGCAAcgcgctgctgtcgctcCTATTCCGCTCGGCGATCTTGGTCGCCGTGTTATCACTTGCGTTGACATACCTCAATAATTCGCTTTGGTCTCGCATCACGGAACGCCTTGGTCGCGACCTGGACAAGTACGTCAGGGGCAGTAGCTCTCATGTATGCAGGCAAGCAGCAAAGCTCTCGCCAACAAACACGAAATCGGAGCGCTTTGTCCGGGGCAAGGTCGAATCGCCAGCGTACCATGCAGAGATCATCCAGAAACTCTCTGGCATCATCCAGATACCCTCGGAAAGCTACGACGAGCTCGGACCCATTGGCACCGACGACCGCTGGAATGTCTTCTACCGCATCGAGGCTTTCATCAAGTCGAAGTATCCAAAGGTCCTCGAAAAGGCCGTATTGGAGCATGCAAACACCCACGGCCTGGTATTAACATGGAATGGAAGCCTGCCGTCGTCACAGGCCAAGCCGCTCCTCATGCTTGCGCATCAAGATGTCGTACCCGTGCTCGCCGACACCGTGCAAGACTGGACACACCCACCTTACCAGGGACATTTTGACGGCGAGATCATCTGGGGCCGAGGCGCCACGGACGACAAAGGCTATATGATCTCTATCCTCGAGAGCGTCGACTTGCTTATGAAGAGCGGATTCGAGCCAAAGAGAACTGTGATATTGGCGTTTGGCTGCGACGAAGAGATCAGTGGCGAGAATTGCGGGCGGCCCATCGCAGATTTTCTACATCGTCGatacggcgacgagggtATATACCTGATCATGGACGAGGGCTCCATGGGGATACAGAAAGAGTTCAACCAGTCCTTTGCCATGGTCAGTGTCGCCGAGAAGGGGTATCTCGATATCGGCATCAACGTGACGTCGACTGGTGGCCAtgcgtcaacgccgccggACCATAATGTCATCGGCATCATGTCGGAAATCGTCCTGGCCATTGAGGAAAATGCATTCCCGGGAAGAGTTACGACAAAGAACCCGATGTTTGGCTTCCTGGAATGCGCAGCTGTACACGCTCCGCCATCCAGTATGCCTTTGGCGGTGCGAAAGAGATTGAGCTCGGTCGCAcgcggcgatgcccatgcGGAGACACAACTGGCACGAGACCTGGACGATATGCGATATTACTTCCGCACAAGCCAGTCAGTTGGGAAGATGAGTGGCGGCGTTAAGATAAACGCCATACCGGAAATCGCATCCTCCATGGTCAATCTTCGTCTGGCCGTGGAGTCGTCAATCAGCCTTGTCCAACAGCACTACGAGAATCTCGTCCGGCCCATTGCACAAAAACATGGCATGGTCTTTGAGGGATTTCAATCGTCGTATGAATCCACCGAGCGCCGAAAAGTGAGCCTCTATGGAGTCGACGCCTTGgagcccgcgcccgtctcTCCGCTCGACAGCGAATCCTGGAGGGTTCTGTCTGGCACAATCCGAAATACACTACGGCCACTGGACGATGACAACGAACTCATTGTCACGCCATACTTGATGCCTGCCAATACCGACACCAAATTCTTCTGGGCATTGACCAAGAACATATACCGATTCACGCCAATCAATCTCGTGGAAAATCTGAATAGGGCGCACACAACCAACGAGTTCATCCGCGCGGACGAGTTTGTCAGAGAGCCTCTTTTCTTTGCTACCTTGATTTTAAATGCAGACGATGCGGTTCAAGCTGGAGACTAGGTAGCATCGTCATTTATGGAACAGAAAACTGCTTCGGAGGTCGTTTGTTGAACCTTCCCTAGCCGCAGTTTACTGTCAATAGTGAGCATGCATTGTAGCCTCAATCATATGCATGTGTAGTCAAAGTTTTATCGCACTGACCGTCGATTGGCGACGGAAGCAATTGAACCGCTGCTTGAAGCACATGGTTATGGATGCATGCACTCTCAAGGCTTCGACACAAGACACACAGTGTCATTCCAAGTCTTTCTCATTGGATGCGACTCCAAGTGCAATGTCGGTCTACTCGAAGAAGCTGTTGAGATACCCCGATACCTTGCCACGCTTTGGCTTCTCATATAGAGCCTCGTACAGGTCGATGTCACTCTTGGTTGAGCCAAGTTGGAGATCTGCAGTGCCCGGGCGGACGTAGGATGTTCGCCGCACGACCTTCCAGAAAACAAAAGCCGCAGGGAACAGGCCGACCATTGTGTAGCTCGTGAAAAAAGTCGTAACATTCCATCCCCCATCAATAAAGACGTTGTATCCAAGCACTAACATCATGACAAATGTTGCGCATAGGGCGTACCAGGCCGCGTAGGGTTGCAGGTAGCCCCGGTACGGAAGAGTCTTGCGATCGATGCCCTGTCGCTTGAGCGCGGAATAGAAGTGGAGGTACGTGATGACCGTCCCGAAGTAGTTGAGCAGATATGACGCTGTACAGATGCCCACGAGCCAGTTGAGGACATCGGCTGAGGATTTGCTGAGCTGCAGCAGTGAGAGCAGGCAGAAGGCCAACGCAGCGATGACGGCATACAGGGGAACTCCAAACTTCGTGCACTTAGCAAAGAAGGATGGGGCTTTCCCGTCAAGGGCCATGCCGTGTAAGACTCGGGCGGCTGAGAATACGACATTGTTTCCCGCCGATAGGACGGATGTCATGATCAGCGCGTTGACGAGATCCGGAACTCCTTTGATGCCAAAGTGCACCATGGAAATGACATACGGAGACCTATCTTGTCAGCCCAGAATTTTTGGCGCCTGAGGAGGATCAACCTACGCAGCACCCGTGCCGCTTCCCTCCTTGTCCCCGTCGATGAAGCCTGCCAACATCTCATCGTTGTATGGGATTACAATGGCGACACAGAGGGCTCcgccgatgaagaagaaCATGAGGCGCCAAACGAATGACGCATATGCCTTCTTCATAAGCCTGCGTGGGTTCTCCGCctcggcagcagccatggcaaTGAACTCAGGCCCAACCATCCTTCATACTGTCAGCGCTGCTTCTGAGCACTGGTGGGGTTTATAGGAGCACGTACGTGAACGATCCTTGTATCATGCAAGAAAGTAGGCCAAGGAACCGACCCGTGTCCCCAGGCACGAGGTGTTCGACAAAGGCGCCCTGCAAAAGTCAGTACAGCTGTCAATGCCGGCGCGGTTGCTGTCGCGGTAATAATTACGGGATTGTTCCAGTAGCGAAACCCGTAAGCATCATGGCGTGGGTTTCCTCCCACCATGGTGACGAAGGTATACATCATAAGGCCAACCATGAGAAAGATCTTAAATATCGACATGTAAAACTCTGATGTCCCGAACCATcgcacggcgaggccatTGAGGACCCTATCACTCAACGTCAGTTTACGTTCAACATTTTTAAATCGGAGCTCAATTGATACGTGACTTACGCAAAGATGGCCAAACACACCacgaccaccgccgcgacggggATCTTGTCAGTCCAGTACGTGAGCAACACGTGGATGGCCGTGATCTCGTAAGGAATATTGAAGGCTGCAACGGTCACAAGGGTCAATGCGGGAGCGTGGAAGATATACTGAACGGGTGTCGGGCCTACCCATGAGGAAAAAGTAGTTCCATCCCATGGCAAAACTCAGTGCATCATCGACCCAGAAGCCGGCAAGGCGCACGAACGGCGACGCAATGGGAAGATATGTAACCATTTCCGCTAAGGTCTTGATTAGCAGAGGGATGTCGGGGAACATGTGCAAACAAAACCTACCAAAACACTGGTTGACGGCAACAATGATGCTTCCATAGATTACGAACCCCAGGAATAGCCCGGCTGGGCCCCCCTTGGGTAGCGATGCACCCATCTGGACAAATAGAGCTTTGCTGGGTCAGAGACGAGCTATGGAAATTGGTCAAGTACGCACAGGTCCCAATGGCACCTCCAACTGCAAAGAGCTGGATCTCCTTGCCACCGAGTCTGCGATGCAGGTGCTGCGAGCCGGCCGAGATCAGCTCTGCGGGCAGAGCTGCCTCGCTGCCCGCGTCTTTGTTGTCCGAGTCGGCATCGCGACCGGGCGGGTCGGGCGGGTTGCGATCGTTCAGCGTCTCAAGGTGTGTTGCAGTGGCCATCCTCGATTCGTAACGACTCAATAATACATTGACCAGAGAGGCAAGATGAGCAGTGATGGAAGCGGAACGAGGAAGAGGTGGAAGCTGCCATGTTCATAAGGAGTCTTGTTTGTGCCGCGGGCCGGGTACTCCAAAGTCACTCTCATGTACCCCAGTCATGAAAGCGTTGCCATCGTGCAGATCATCAAgatcggcgccgtcaaccCCGCGTTGCCAGCGATCCCCACCTTGCCAATGCTGGAATGTCTGGAAGAGGGCTTGAAAAGCTACCAATCCGGCTCGTCGGCAGTAAGAACCATCCGAGCTTACACTACACAAGCAGCTTCGCCAGATGACTTTTCCGCGGGAAACATGTGCAACAAATTGTGCTTGTATTTTCACAACGGAAGATGTTCATACGGTGCAGGTGAACGCGTGAGTGTAGACAGATACACCTGGCACAGATGTCACCTGTGCAGTTCAAGTGTTGGCTCCTCACGGAGCAGCTATTCGACCTACTACTTCTGCGTTTTCAAACTCACGCGGGGTTGATGAAGGCATCCACGCAGGTTGCTTGGGGTGTGTCAACGTACTTGAGAGCGTTGAGGTGAGGAGTTGCTTAATAGCCACGCTGTAGCTGGGGCCGCATGATTGAGATGGGGTAAGAACATGTACCGAAAACATCTGCAGTTCTAGGTCTTATTGCAGAGTTCCTCCCGCTACTTTATCCGTATTGAATGCCTGGAGCGACTTGCTAGGTTTGGTCAACGATGCCCTGGATCGTTTGCTTGTCTTATGAACACTAAAGGTCATGGACACGGAAAGATTAGTCAATCACGGATTTCGGGCTGAAGGATTTGTCTGTGGCAGGCAAAATGCAAATACATAACGGGTTTTCTTTAAATTATTTTAGCTTTACGGTACGGGCAACGTGGTGGTGACGTGGTATGGCCCGTCTTCTTAATTTTGCGTGGCGAATTAAGGCCATGGTTCCTTGCTAATTCTGGATTCGTTATTAAAGCCTTCGGGCAATTGCTAAGGCTTTACTCTGACTCTATGTACGGTTGGCGACAGCGTTCCGGCAGTGAAGCATGTAGGCTAGTCGAAATCGATGAGGAAAGTATTGAGCACTGGCCGGGGGTCACGGAAGGGGCTCATCGCCGGGAGGGATGGGGGTTTACGTGGTAGGCTGATGCCTGGAGATGCATTGTTCGTAGCATGTTCCATTTGGTGGACCATGCCCGGAGACGTGAGGGTAggagcgccggcgacgacatggagctATCAGCTTGGTTGGGAATAGATCAGGCAGCACTAAAACTGCCTCCGTAATGACTTGAAACAAGACTCGGAACCTCCGTCGAATTGATGACAGCATATTTGCTCTCACGGACGGTTCAATGTTAACGGACTAGGAGACTGTGGTCATGGGAGCAGCATGAATCATTTCCTCAGCATAGCACGTACACGCAGTGAGTCCGGCAACTCAGTAGCGAGCCTGAAGCAGGCCAAAGCTGTGGGCGCAGCTTGGAGCCAAGTTTCAAGGTCCCTCAAGCCCAGATAAGGCGGTTTCGAAGCATTATCATTGATAGACCCTGACATTGTCATTACGCGCGTAAACTCGGACGGGATAGCTTTTTGTCAAGACGGCTCGTAAAACCGTGTCCTGGTGTAACTAGGCTTACGTACGTCACTGTCCAGACTATTGTCACGGCATATGGGAGGACCACCTGTCGAGACTGTGAACCATTATTTATACCCCTGCTTCTCTGGCTAGACATCTTGCCGTTGACTCCCAAACACAGCGACGTTTACATGCACCAAGAGCAAAGATGACACTC
Above is a genomic segment from Purpureocillium takamizusanense chromosome 2, complete sequence containing:
- a CDS encoding uncharacterized protein (EggNog:ENOG503PB7H~COG:E~TransMembrane:12 (i57-76o82-100i107-125o137-158i165-186o192-211i287-308o347-371i392-409o421-448i468-489o495-515i)) — its product is MATATHLETLNDRNPPDPPGRDADSDNKDAGSEAALPAELISAGSQHLHRRLGGKEIQLFAVGGAIGTSLFVQMGASLPKGGPAGLFLGFVIYGSIIVAVNQCFAEMVTYLPIASPFVRLAGFWVDDALSFAMGWNYFFLMAFNIPYEITAIHVLLTYWTDKIPVAAVVVVCLAIFAVLNGLAVRWFGTSEFYMSIFKIFLMVGLMMYTFVTMVGGNPRHDAYGFRYWNNPGAFVEHLVPGDTGRFLGLLSCMIQGSFTMVGPEFIAMAAAEAENPRRLMKKAYASFVWRLMFFFIGGALCVAIVIPYNDEMLAGFIDGDKEGSGTGAASPYVISMVHFGIKGVPDLVNALIMTSVLSAGNNVVFSAARVLHGMALDGKAPSFFAKCTKFGVPLYAVIAALAFCLLSLLQLSKSSADVLNWLVGICTASYLLNYFGTVITYLHFYSALKRQGIDRKTLPYRGYLQPYAAWYALCATFVMMLVLGYNVFIDGGWNVTTFFTSYTMVGLFPAAFVFWKVVRRTSYVRPGTADLQLGSTKSDIDLYEALYEKPKRGKVSGYLNSFFE
- the CPS1 gene encoding Gly-Xaa carboxypeptidase (MEROPS:MER0001269~EggNog:ENOG503NU4A~COG:E), translated to MAKQRNASQSRSNALLSLLFRSAILVAVLSLALTYLNNSLWSRITERLGRDLDKYVRGSSSHVCRQAAKLSPTNTKSERFVRGKVESPAYHAEIIQKLSGIIQIPSESYDELGPIGTDDRWNVFYRIEAFIKSKYPKVLEKAVLEHANTHGLVLTWNGSLPSSQAKPLLMLAHQDVVPVLADTVQDWTHPPYQGHFDGEIIWGRGATDDKGYMISILESVDLLMKSGFEPKRTVILAFGCDEEISGENCGRPIADFLHRRYGDEGIYLIMDEGSMGIQKEFNQSFAMVSVAEKGYLDIGINVTSTGGHASTPPDHNVIGIMSEIVLAIEENAFPGRVTTKNPMFGFLECAAVHAPPSSMPLAVRKRLSSVARGDAHAETQLARDLDDMRYYFRTSQSVGKMSGGVKINAIPEIASSMVNLRLAVESSISLVQQHYENLVRPIAQKHGMVFEGFQSSYESTERRKVSLYGVDALEPAPVSPLDSESWRVLSGTIRNTLRPLDDDNELIVTPYLMPANTDTKFFWALTKNIYRFTPINLVENLNRAHTTNEFIRADEFVREPLFFATLILNADDAVQAGD
- a CDS encoding uncharacterized protein (COG:E~TransMembrane:1 (o48-68i)~MEROPS:MER0002038~EggNog:ENOG503PBMG) — protein: MAPLKKAQPFKKALHFSEQEFQDRRNRALELMKRENLDGFLMTKQESLYYFTGFDTFGYVFFQAMYFHSDGSMRLITRIPDLRQALYTSILEQSDILIRSDDAGSNPVSLVPKVLKDFGINSSSKRIGYEPDSCSLTHRLGKALEEAVQGLCTLVDHSDLFTRELRIVKSEAEMRKVRKAAYLADFALVRMLKLAKPGAYEGDLWREIVGTVYEGGGDDPANENILVSGNKAVLTRYSTGKDSIDRQLTAEHAAAYKHYHACLMRTIPIGGVTKLARRMHEVNVLQMEAAMEALKPGREIGDVFEAYARVADENGFRDQRFNSCGYSLGATFSPTWMDFPMFVRGQNVVAKPGMVFFIHIILMDKATDTASSVGHTVEVTETGCVPLSKLPFCLTRKQTIAAWKKVRKEDYGFTSEEEDEGENLQDVELSDGDDDAEDFEVEYDFSGYTPAAALGDPTQKA
- the GLY1 gene encoding Low-specificity L-threonine aldolase (EggNog:ENOG503NWDM~COG:E); this encodes MTNSTTPTRAANEFRSDTFTTPTAAMLAAMGSATFGDDVYQEDQTTSDFQREVARLTGMEDALFVLSGTMGNQIGVRLHLNQPPHSVLCDYRAHVYAEEGSGLAILSQAMVTPVHPANGIYMTLDDVKNWVTLGDDIHTAPTRVISLEITIGGVVTPIDEIRKISEFAHAHDIKVHCDGARLWNASAATGHSLADYCQYFDSVSMCVSKGLGAPIGGVLASTKQNIKQARWLRKQQGGGIRQAGVLTSAAMVALKEVWPTMAETHRKTKKLEEDLAALGVVPQIPVDTNFFFIDAARSKLDMGVLLEQCEKFNVRLMDERISLHHQVSDEAIENLKCAIAEAVRITKTLPPDYVPKIRPSGYGSTSKMNEYS